CGACTTCATTGGAAGCGGCATTGAAAGTACTAAATGAAATTGGAAAAGAGAAAAAAAAGGTGGCAATCATAGGGACTATTACTGATTTGGGTTCCTGGGGCTACATTATTCATGAAAAAGCAGGAGAAATAATTTATCAACAAGGAGTAGATGTCCTCATTACGATAGGGGAGCATGCGAGCATAATGGCAGAGCATGCAGTAAAAATGGGTTTTAGCTCACCAGTTTATACATTTAGAAATGAAATCCTTGTTCTTAATCTATTAAGTAAAATTATAGACTCAAATACAATCGTCCTGATAAAAGGAGATATGTACAGCAAACCTATCATTGAATTAGCTTCAAAATTGAGGAAGAAGAAATAATTTTCAGTTGAACAAAACTACATGCTTAACTAATACACAATATTGGTGATAAATAATTTTTCAAATATGGACAAATACTGTGCCTTTGAACGACGTTCCATAATTATAATACAATATCAAATAGAAATAGATGATTCAAATCCATGTCTGAAATAGTCCCATCCAATTTGATGGACGTAGTAGAAAGAAGGAAATCTAACTTATTTGACGGAAGGGCATAACTCTAATTTATACGTAAATAATGAGTGCCAGAAAAAGCTACGGTAATCTAAGTGCATGTGCACATTCCATACCTAATCATCGAGAAATTACTTTTCATATTATATAGGGGGAAGGAGGAGTAATAATGAAACCTTTACGCGTGAAAGACATTCGGAATTTACTTGAAGGCGAATTAATAAGTGGTTCCGAACTTTGGAGTGTAAATCATGCTATATACTATAAACGGCATGATCTTACGAAGAGAAATTCGCTAATGTTTGTTAGTAGAAGTGATGATGTCAACTGGAATGAAATCAATAATAAGGGCCCATCTCTTGTGATTTCTGATAAGCCCTCTTCCGAACTGAAAAATGCACTGTCAGATACTACTGTCATAAAAGTTAAGAGTCTTGTGCAAGCTTATTGGAAATTCATGGATTATTATCGGAATTTGTTTCAGATACCTGTTGTTACAATAACAGGAACATGTGGTAAAACAACTACGAAAGAAATGATCAAACATATATTAATCAAAGACCGGAGTGTCCAGGCTTCCATTAGCAGTAAGAATGAGCCTCGCCAATCATTTCCCTATTTGACGGGCATCGATGAAAAAACAAAAGCTGCAGTATTTGAACTTGGATTGGGTAATACGGGTAATATTAAACATCAGTGTATGATTTATCAGCCTACAATAGGAATCATTACTAATATTGGTGTTCATCATTTAGATGGTTGTGGAAATCTAGAAGGTTATATCAATGCTAAGTCAGAAATAGTAGATGGTATAAAAAAAGATGGCACATTAATCTTAAATGCGGATGATACAAATACTAAAAAAGTTTCTTTGCATTCATTTAAAGGGAAGGTTATCTACTTTGGAGAAAGTTCAAAGGCTGATTTTAGGGCCTCCAATATTCAATTTACCGAAAACGGAATGAATTTTCAAATTAATTTTATGAATAAAAAGTATACCGCTTTTATACCAGGATATGGTGAACATCAAGTGTATAACGCGCTTGCTGCAATTGCTGCTGTAAACGAAATGGGGATGGATATTAAGGAAGCTATCTCTCGTTTAAAAACATATAAAAATATGAGCAGACACTTGGAGTTTTCTAGTGGAAAAGGCGGGAGTACAATCATTGACGATACGTGGACAAATAATCCTACTTCTGTCGAGGCTGCATTAAAGGTACTGGATTCAATTGGGGCAGGTAAAAATGTCATTCTAGTACTCGGAGATATTAAACGGTTAGGGAACTTTGAAAAGAAGTACCATGCTGAAATTGGAAGTCTTGTTGCAAAAAGAGATATTCATACCTTGATTACAATTGGAAGTAAAGCAGAAGAAATAGCTAGGAAGGCGATGGAAGATGGATCGAAAGCAGATGTTCATATGTTTAAGGATACCCAGGGAGTGATGGAAGTTCTTCAACCAAAGCTAGACAATCAAGCAGTTTTGCTCATTAAAGGACCAATGTCAAGCCGTTCCATGATTGAATTTGCCAATAATTTAAAAGAAAATAGTTGATACATGAAAAAGAAGCATTCTCGCAATATGCGATGAATGCTTCTTTAGTAACTGCTAAGAAAGAATAATTTTTTACATAGTGTCTGACCATATTAAGACGAAAGTTGGCCAGATACTATGTAAAGGCGTGGGGCTCGTACGCTTAGGTATTCACTCACTTAAAAAACACGTTTTGCAGTCATATAATGCTGATTATAATAATCTACAAATAGTACTCTTGATAAGACCCCGCTTGAATTTGGAATGATGATACGATAATCGCCAGCATATATCGCTACCAAAGATGGTGTTTTTGAACCTTTAACACTATTAAAAAAGATCAAATCACCTTTCTTTAAGTTTGCGCGAGAAACAGTAGTACCTTTGTTCATTAGTTCTTTCAAATTGGTTGTGCCTAAGTTAACACCATTTGATTTATACGCGTAGTCGACAAAACCAGTGGGAGTAAAACTTAGTGAAGATGTATTGTTGACGCTACCCATTTTCGCCTTACCAATTAAACTATATGCTTTTGTAACAATGTTATCCCCTTTAGTTGCTGGATTAGACGGGAGTAAAGTTGGTAAGACTCTACGAGCGGTT
The nucleotide sequence above comes from Psychrobacillus glaciei. Encoded proteins:
- a CDS encoding UDP-N-acetylmuramoyl-tripeptide--D-alanyl-D-alanine ligase; amino-acid sequence: MKPLRVKDIRNLLEGELISGSELWSVNHAIYYKRHDLTKRNSLMFVSRSDDVNWNEINNKGPSLVISDKPSSELKNALSDTTVIKVKSLVQAYWKFMDYYRNLFQIPVVTITGTCGKTTTKEMIKHILIKDRSVQASISSKNEPRQSFPYLTGIDEKTKAAVFELGLGNTGNIKHQCMIYQPTIGIITNIGVHHLDGCGNLEGYINAKSEIVDGIKKDGTLILNADDTNTKKVSLHSFKGKVIYFGESSKADFRASNIQFTENGMNFQINFMNKKYTAFIPGYGEHQVYNALAAIAAVNEMGMDIKEAISRLKTYKNMSRHLEFSSGKGGSTIIDDTWTNNPTSVEAALKVLDSIGAGKNVILVLGDIKRLGNFEKKYHAEIGSLVAKRDIHTLITIGSKAEEIARKAMEDGSKADVHMFKDTQGVMEVLQPKLDNQAVLLIKGPMSSRSMIEFANNLKENS